A single Pirellulaceae bacterium DNA region contains:
- a CDS encoding M48 family metallopeptidase, with amino-acid sequence MIDRRTWLTVTGAWTVGGCCGCRSAPITGRKQMIMFPEQTEIAMGQQAFAEVMQQSQELSTSLSSQLVHEVGHRVAAASGRTDYEWEVRLIRGDEQNAYCLPGGKIVVYEGILPVCQNEAGLAVVMSHEVAHVLARHGGERMSQQAAVNGAQQVLGVLTQNREQVSRELWMRAYGVATNYGVLLPYSRKHETEADHIGLMLMSQAGYDPSEAPRFWQRFGSASQGAVKPPEFMSTHPADHRRASELEKLLPEALTIYRQAVNPIGVGRTIV; translated from the coding sequence GTGATAGATCGTCGAACTTGGTTGACTGTTACCGGGGCTTGGACGGTGGGCGGTTGTTGCGGATGTCGGTCTGCACCCATCACCGGTCGCAAGCAGATGATCATGTTCCCAGAGCAAACCGAAATCGCTATGGGGCAGCAGGCGTTTGCTGAGGTGATGCAGCAGAGCCAGGAGTTATCTACCAGTCTGAGCAGCCAACTGGTACACGAGGTTGGTCATCGCGTCGCCGCAGCCAGTGGACGCACCGATTATGAATGGGAGGTGCGATTGATCCGAGGCGATGAGCAAAATGCCTATTGTCTACCCGGTGGCAAGATTGTGGTCTATGAAGGCATACTGCCGGTCTGTCAAAATGAAGCCGGCCTGGCGGTGGTGATGAGCCATGAAGTGGCCCACGTGCTGGCGCGTCACGGCGGAGAGCGGATGAGTCAGCAGGCCGCCGTCAATGGTGCACAACAGGTACTGGGCGTACTGACGCAGAATCGCGAGCAGGTATCGCGAGAACTGTGGATGCGTGCTTACGGCGTAGCGACCAACTACGGCGTGCTGCTGCCCTACAGTCGCAAGCACGAGACGGAAGCCGATCACATCGGACTGATGTTGATGTCGCAAGCGGGATACGATCCCAGCGAAGCTCCCAGATTCTGGCAACGCTTTGGCAGTGCAAGCCAGGGAGCTGTCAAACCGCCCGAGTTCATGTCTACGCATCCGGCGGATCATCGCCGGGCGTCAGAGCTAGAAAAGCTATTACCTGAAGCACTTACCATCTACCGACAAGCCGTCAATCCAATCGGCGTTGGACGCACGATCGTCTAG
- the eno gene encoding phosphopyruvate hydratase, which translates to MSMIQGVQARQILDSRGNPTIEVEVELMDGALGRAAVPSGASTGAHEAWELRDGDKSIYMGKGVLKAVEHVSGEIADALIGLDALDQREIDRVMIELDGTENKKRLGANAILGASMAVAKAAANYCQLPLYRYLGGTAAHILPAPMMNIVNGGQHADNSVDVQEFMVMPLGFDSFSDALRAGVEVFHHLKKVLSSRKLNTSVGDEGGFAPDLGSNQEALDLIMEAIGQAGYQAGEQIFIALDVAATEFYDEKTKRYTIDGKKLSGAEMVGFLEAWVDQYPICSIEDGCSEDDWDSWKLLTDKLGNRVQLVGDDLFVTNVQRLQRGIDAGIGNSILIKVNQIGSVTETIDAIQLATRHGYTSISSHRSGETEDSTIADLAVGLSTGQIKTGSASRSDRMAKYNQLLRIEEQLGNTARYGGPLFKRRS; encoded by the coding sequence ATGAGTATGATCCAGGGCGTTCAGGCGCGTCAAATTCTAGATAGCCGTGGCAATCCGACCATTGAGGTCGAAGTTGAACTCATGGACGGTGCGTTAGGTCGCGCCGCAGTGCCCAGCGGTGCCAGCACCGGCGCTCACGAGGCTTGGGAATTGCGCGACGGGGACAAGTCCATCTACATGGGCAAAGGTGTTCTCAAAGCAGTTGAACATGTGAGTGGCGAAATTGCCGACGCGTTAATCGGCCTAGACGCTCTGGACCAGCGCGAAATCGATCGGGTGATGATCGAACTGGATGGCACCGAAAACAAGAAGCGCTTGGGGGCCAATGCGATTTTAGGCGCTTCGATGGCTGTGGCCAAAGCTGCCGCAAATTACTGCCAACTGCCGCTGTATCGCTACCTGGGAGGCACCGCCGCGCACATTCTGCCCGCCCCCATGATGAACATTGTCAACGGTGGCCAGCACGCAGACAACTCGGTGGACGTACAAGAGTTCATGGTCATGCCCCTGGGCTTCGACTCTTTCTCTGATGCGCTGCGCGCCGGGGTTGAAGTCTTTCATCACCTGAAAAAAGTACTCAGCAGCCGCAAGCTGAACACCTCCGTCGGCGACGAAGGCGGCTTTGCACCCGACCTGGGCAGCAATCAAGAGGCGCTAGACCTAATCATGGAAGCTATCGGTCAAGCCGGCTACCAAGCTGGCGAGCAGATCTTCATCGCACTGGATGTCGCAGCCACCGAATTTTATGACGAGAAAACCAAGCGTTACACGATCGATGGCAAGAAGCTGTCCGGTGCCGAGATGGTTGGATTTCTGGAAGCATGGGTCGACCAGTATCCCATTTGCTCCATCGAAGACGGGTGTTCCGAAGACGACTGGGACAGTTGGAAACTGCTGACCGATAAACTTGGTAACCGAGTGCAGCTTGTCGGCGATGACCTGTTTGTCACCAACGTCCAGCGATTGCAGCGCGGCATCGACGCTGGCATTGGCAATAGTATTTTGATCAAGGTCAACCAAATTGGTAGTGTCACTGAAACCATCGACGCCATCCAATTGGCCACGCGCCACGGTTACACGTCGATCTCCAGCCATCGCAGTGGTGAAACCGAGGACTCGACGATCGCCGACCTAGCGGTTGGACTGTCCACCGGTCAGATCAAGACAGGCTCCGCCTCGCGTAGTGACCGCATGGCCAAGTACAATCAACTGTTGCGCATCGAAGAACAGCTCGGCAACACAGCCCGATACGGCGGACCGCTCTTCAAACGACGTTCGTAA
- a CDS encoding riboflavin synthase: MFSGLVETRTTVSAIQAEPGGMRLTLALSSQFDDVRVGDSICIQGCCLTVVDIEDRSMSFQAGMETLSRTTLGRLQLGQQVNCERSLRLHDRLGGHFVTGHIDGLGTVTERRDLAEWSDIFFRAAPELLVQMASKGSIAIDGVSLTLVSVTDCEFSVALIPHTLSATTLGQLRLGDSVNLETDILAKYVQRQLSLDSRQSPANSNRYL; encoded by the coding sequence ATGTTTTCGGGATTGGTTGAGACGAGAACAACCGTGAGTGCCATCCAGGCCGAGCCGGGTGGGATGCGGCTGACGTTGGCGCTTTCAAGTCAGTTTGACGATGTGCGTGTAGGAGACAGCATCTGCATTCAAGGCTGCTGCCTGACAGTAGTTGATATTGAGGATCGCAGCATGAGCTTTCAGGCCGGCATGGAAACACTGTCGCGAACCACCTTAGGCCGATTACAATTGGGCCAGCAAGTCAATTGCGAACGGTCGCTGCGGCTGCATGATCGGTTGGGGGGGCACTTCGTTACTGGACACATCGACGGCCTGGGTACAGTCACCGAACGCCGCGATCTGGCCGAATGGTCTGACATCTTCTTTAGGGCAGCTCCCGAGCTGCTGGTGCAGATGGCGTCTAAGGGCTCAATAGCCATTGATGGAGTTAGCCTGACGTTGGTGAGCGTTACCGACTGCGAGTTTTCGGTGGCCCTCATTCCGCATACGCTCAGCGCCACGACGCTTGGACAGCTTCGGTTGGGGGATTCGGTCAACCTGGAGACAGATATTCTGGCTAAGTATGTCCAGCGACAATTGTCGCTAGACAGTCGCCAGTCGCCAGCAAATTCCAACCGCTACCTGTAA
- the rsmA gene encoding ribosomal RNA small subunit methyltransferase A → MRPQTRYGQNFLIDLNLVRLIADSAELTKRDVVLEVGTGMGSLTTIMAAQAGHVVSVEIDHHLALLARSELEELENVTLLEQDALKSKNQLHPQVIQEIRQQVSQIPGGRLKLVANLPYNVATPILSNLLSIEPWPARMVATIQRELAERICATPRTKDYSALSVWMQAQCRTSIVRIMPPTVFWPQPKVESAIVDIQPQKVLRDRLAHREHFHDLVRKIFQHRRKFLRSALTVAVRDRLDKQQVDEIMSEMGLDATVRAEQLTPQQLIELSDSVWKSQTDCS, encoded by the coding sequence ATGCGACCGCAAACGCGCTATGGTCAGAACTTTCTGATCGACTTGAACTTGGTGCGCTTGATTGCGGATTCGGCAGAGCTAACCAAACGCGATGTCGTGCTTGAGGTCGGCACGGGCATGGGATCGCTGACAACCATCATGGCTGCTCAGGCCGGGCATGTGGTCAGCGTCGAAATAGATCACCACCTTGCTCTGTTAGCCCGCAGTGAATTGGAAGAGCTGGAAAATGTGACCTTGCTGGAGCAAGATGCTCTAAAAAGCAAGAACCAATTGCATCCCCAGGTCATCCAGGAAATTCGGCAGCAGGTTAGCCAGATCCCTGGTGGAAGATTGAAGTTAGTTGCAAATTTGCCGTATAACGTGGCGACGCCGATCTTGTCGAACTTGTTGAGCATCGAGCCGTGGCCGGCGCGGATGGTGGCCACCATTCAGCGCGAGTTGGCCGAGCGAATTTGCGCAACACCCCGCACCAAGGATTATAGCGCTCTGAGTGTCTGGATGCAGGCGCAGTGTCGCACCAGCATCGTGCGCATTATGCCTCCGACGGTATTTTGGCCACAACCGAAGGTCGAATCGGCCATCGTCGACATTCAGCCGCAAAAAGTCCTGCGCGACCGGCTGGCCCATCGCGAGCACTTCCATGATCTAGTGCGCAAGATTTTCCAGCACCGCCGCAAGTTTCTGAGGTCAGCGTTGACGGTGGCCGTCCGGGATCGGCTTGACAAGCAGCAGGTCGACGAGATTATGTCAGAAATGGGTCTGGACGCGACGGTCCGAGCCGAACAGTTGACCCCTCAGCAGTTGATCGAGCTGAGTGACAGTGTATGGAAAAGCCAGACAGATTGCTCATGA